The following DNA comes from Novosphingobium sp. PP1Y.
GCATCCGCCCTGGAATAGCCACCGCGCTCGAAGTGCCGCGCCGCGCCTTGGAACATCATCGAATAGGCGCGCTCGTCGCCGAAGGCCTTCCACTGCACCATGTTCTGCGCGAAGTCGGCGAAGGCCTTCTCACCTGACTGGCCCGCGCCAAAATATCCGGTGCCAAGGCTGCGCAGGGCATCCTTTTCGGCAAAGTTATGGATCGCCGCGGTCGTCGCATTGGCACGCACCGCGCGCGCGGTTGCCGGGTCTGCGAGACTGCGGCTACCAAGGGCAGGGGCGATCCCGCCAAGCTCGCGGGATGCATCGACCGCGCCCATTCCGAAGGCGGGGACACCGGGCATGCCGTTGTTCGCTTCGCCAAGGACCGTGTCCGCCGCGCCGAACGACCGGTTCGCCCCAAACGTGGAGCGTTCGCCAAAATCACCAAAGCTCGAGGTCGCGCTGCGCCTTGCTATCGTCCCGCTGGCGGAGGCCTGGGCTTCGAGGGCGGAGGCATAGCCCTCGCGCGTCGCCATCGGCGCGGCTGCCGCCGAACCCAGGCCCTGGGCCTGAAGCGCGCCGCCGGTGAAGCTCGAAAACACGTTCCCGGAAAAACGGAATACGGTGAAGACGAAGGCGCCAGCCAACCCTGCCGCCGCCGTACGGAAGGTGCCGAAGATGGCGAGGGCCTTCATCGCGGCTGAGGGCGCGAGCATCCAGGCATTGGCGGCAACCGCGTTGCTGCGCATCTGGGCGAGGACTTCCATCGCCCGGCCCAGCGTCAGCTGGTAGATCCCGGCATCGATCACACCCCACAGCGCGACGAACACGAAAAGCCCGATCGCAAAGCTCGCCACCCGCAAGTTTATGGGGGTCAGCACGAAGAGCAGAGCAATCGGCACCATGAAGAGCATGATGGCAAAGACAGTGGCCCGGATCGTCGGCATCCATTCGTTGGCTACCGACATGGTAGCAAGGCCATTCGAAACAATCGCCCGGTTGGCTATGACCCGGGCAGCGGCTGCCGGACTGTCCTCGAAAAGCACGTCGCCCACTGCATTGCCGAGCAGCACATCGCTCATGAAGGCCTGGAGGACAAGCGGCGTTCCCATCATCATTTGCCCCATGTCGCCAATGCGCCAGCGGCAACGGGCAAGCTGGGCGGCATCGGCTATGTCGTAACCCGTTCGCTGACAGACCTGCCGGGTGTAATCCTCGAACAGGGCGGGATCGGACAGCCGGGTATGGATATGATCCCAGGCCTCGGTGCAACTGACCGTAGTCCCTCCCTTGTCGGCGGCAGTGTAAATCGTGCTGAATGTCGATGGGCCGGCCATGGCCGCGAAGGCTTCGGGCAGGTCGGTTGCCGTGCGAAACAGCTGGTCATCGTCGACAGGGTAGGACGGAGAGACGCGCGCAACGGGATAGCATTGGCGCAGGTAATCCTTGATCGTCGCATCGAGGAAACTGTCGGTCATGGGGCCGTTTGGGGATACCGCGTTGAGGAAGAGATCAAAGCTGTGCCCACCCGTGCCGAACTCGAGCTTGGCATTGGGATCCAGCGTATTGTCGTCGATCGTCTCGGCGAGCGAGCGCTCCATCAGGTTGGTGACGCCCGCAACAAGCACGAGGAGGTTCGGCACATCGCCCACTGGCTGATAGGCGTTGCGCACCTTGTCGTAGACATGGACCGTGCCGGTCGTGGCGATGAGCCCTACGAAGAGACCCACACCCACCAGGATCTGGAAACCGAAAGCAACAAGGCCCATGCCTTGCCCACGCACGCTGGCGATCACGGCGCCAAGCGCGATCCCGACCACGGCAATGATCTCGACCAGCGTTTCGTAGCGCGGGTCGGCAAAGATCATTGAGACAAGCCGGAAAGCATCGACCGTTTCGGCAAAGCCATCATAGGTATAGAAGCTCGTATCGACCGCAAGGGCTGGCGTCGCGATAAGGCTCAAAGTCAGGGCGGTAAGAAGGCCGGAGACGGTGCGGGCAAGGGAAGGCTGGGTCATGGCTCGCCTCACCGGCCCGGGGCCGCAGCGGCACCGGCGGCATCGCGCGCATCGCGGTCTCGCTGGCGGATGAGACCGGCGTAATTGGCCGAGAGATTAGCGGCACCCAGCGCTGCCATGTAGCTCTGGCGCATCTGCGCGCGCTGGCGCAACACCTCCTCGCGAAGCCCTCGAAGCTGCTCGATACCCTTGGTGAGGATCCGGGTCTGGCACAGGTTCGTATTGGCGGCATCGGCTGCGCCCGCCGCATTGGCTCCGCGTTCGGCATTCGAGACGGCAAAGTCGATGCTGCGCGTGAGGTCATTGAGCATCTGGTAGGCGAGAGTGAGGGCAACCAGTTCGTCGGTGTCAGCGATCACCGAATCCGGAACGCCCTGGCGCACACCCCATTCGAGCATGCGATAGACGGGCAGGGTGCGGATATTCGCGACGAACTGGCGCTCGTCAGCCGTTAGCGCGCTGCGCGATCTGATCTTGCCGGCGATCGCTTCCATGCGCTCGCGCGCCAGATCCAGTGCGCCCTTGCCGCTTCCGGCCGAGCAATCGGCGGAAGTCGCCGGAATGTTGAGCGCGCGGCGCTGGACCTTGCCGGTCAGGAAATCCTCGACGCTTTCGGTATCCTGATGCGGGCACGCCGGGATCGCCGAGAAGAGCGGGACCTTGTCGGCTGCGTCCCAGCGCATGTAGACGTCGCCCACCCGCGCACGCATCACGCTCGCCCAGTCGCCTGCGCCGACGCGGGTCGCGGCATGGGAAAGCAGCGATCCGGTACGGAAGATCTCGGTGACCTCGGCCGGGCAGTTGGCGAGCGCGTCCTTCAGGTCCTCGGTCGGGTTGTTGGCATTGGCCTCGATCTTCTCACGGCTCTGCTGATAGCTCTTGGCAAAGCCTTCCTTCACCGACTTGTAGCCGGTCATCTCCTCGATGATGCCCGACATGTTCTCATCGCCTTTGGCGATCTGGACCATACGATTGGCAAGCCGGCAGTCGTTCACCTGGATCGAGTTCAGAAAGTTGGTTGCCGCTTCCATCTTGGAGATGATGTTGCCCATCTTCTCGTCCAGGGTTTCGAGGAGGTACTGGAAGGCGACGGCGGGTGCGGCCTGGAGGATGCTCTCCAGTTTCTGGACGAGGTAGTCGGGATCGAGGAAGGACATCCCGCCCAGGAACATGTCGATGCCGCCGCAGCCCGCCTTGATCTTGGGCAGGGTGAGACTGGTGAGATAGTCGTTGTGAACATCGACCCGGCCCGACATGCCTCCGGCGGTCACATAGCCGCGTGTCTGGTCCTCGAAGCTGCCTGGGCTCGTATAGGTGACGTTGTCGAACCAGGTCTCTGCCCAGCTCTGAGCATGGGCTGGCGAGCTTGCCGCGCACGAGGCGAGCAGCAAGGCTACAGCAATGCTCAGGCGGGCGGGGGGCTGGACCATGGCGGGCGTCCTTCTGTTCGTGCCAATGAGGGAAGGGACCGGCCCGCCATGAACGGTCCCTCAGCGATGGAATCGGGATGTCGGGCTTGCGCCCACGATCCCGGTGAACTTGGAGAGCGCGCGTACACCGACCTGAGCGCGCACGCCGGTCAGCATGCGCGCGGCCAGCCAGGCGTTGCGCGCAAGGTTGGGTGCATGATCAGTGCCGATCGCGATGGGGACCATGCGGGAGGGATCGTCGACGGGCCGGACCCAGGCAACGGGATGGCCGACCCAGGGCAGGCCAAGCCGGCCAGAGCGCAGCAGGGCCTCCTCGCTCGATATCGTGCGCACCTGCCAGCCATAGTGCTGGCGCAGAATGCCGAGCCGGGTCCACAGATCGGCGCAAGGCACACACCCCGTCGCGGTGCTCATCTCAATGACAAAGGCAGGTGCATAGGCGCGGAGCGACGGCGCGAAGTCGGGCGGAAAGTCGCGGGTGACCGGTACACGCGCAAGCCAGGCTTGCATTTGTGTGATGCTGGATACCGGATGAATTGCGGCTGCCCGCGCATCCTCGCGCTTGCCGGGGCGGGCCCAACTGGAAGGAGCAATCGCTGCCAGGCAGGTTGCGGCGATGACCAGGACCAGGAGGCGAATGGCTTGCTTCATTGGCCAGACCCAAAGGGAGTGGATTCATCTCCGATCCCACTATCCCGGGACAGGGCACGCGGATCGCTTGCCGCGATGGGGCCAGCGGAAAGCGCATCGAAGAAGCCGCCTTCCTCGCCCGCGCCCGTCATGAACTGTTCGGGCCGGATGTCGCCGGTGAGGAGCTTCACGGCCTGGTAGGCCATCTGGGCAAGGTTGGGATAGGCCTCGATCCCGGCGGCAATGACCATGCGCTGTTGGCTACCCCGCCGAATGATCATGGTGGTGGGCGTCACGTCAACGCCAAAGCGAGCACCCAGGTCCGGGCGCCGGTCGAGGTCCATCAGGCTGACCTGCCAGCCCATCTCGTCCTGGAAGCGCTGGACGATGGGCCACTGCACACGGCAGTAGCCGCAGGTGGTGCGCGAGAACATGACGAGCGCGAATTCGTTGGCGTGCGCCCGCAGGTAGCGCTGCCGGACCTCGTCCTTGTGCGCGGTGAGCTCGGCCCGGGCATCGCCGACCATCGGATTGGCTGACTTTGAGTTCAGGGCAGGGTTCTGCAACATGGCGATCTGGGTGAGCCCGGCAAAGGCGCGGGCCTTGCGGCGGGCGAAGTCTTCCAGGCGCCAGAAATCGGCGACGGCATCGACGGTTAGCACGGTGGCCGCATAGTCGCGCTGGTCCTCGATCAGCTTGCGAATGCGCGGCGGTGTCCATGCCGCGAGCGCTGCCATGGGCGGAATCACGGGTTTGACGAGCGCGTCGGCATCGCTCCCCTCGTCCGGCACCGGTTTGGGGGGCTGAACATACCACCAGTAGCCTTGCTTGACCTCGGGCGACCCAGTGTCTTGCTGCGCGAGCGCAGGAGACGGCAGGCTCAGCGCCGATGCCGCTGCTGCGAGCATCATGGCTGCCTTGCTTCGCGCCCTCACAGCACTTTCCTCATCCGGGTGAGGCGCAGAATCGCCACTGGTCCGTAGTAGCGGCTGTCGAAGCCATCGGGATGGGGCGAGCCGACATAGACCATGCCGGCCGGAATGACGCCGATTGTCGGATGCCAGTGCGTGAGCGCCTGCCCGTTCCGGCCCACCGGCTTGGAAATGCCGAGCAGTTTTCCGTTGCAGTAGTACCAGCCATCGCGCGTTCCGGGACGCATGGAAGGCCGCTCGACCATGGTGATCCTCTCGCCCGGCAGGCACAGCGCTTCCTTGGTCACGCTGACAGGTTCCGGCCCCGCGAGCGGATGCGAGAGCGTGAACATGACGAAGTCTCCCTTGCGGATGGGCCCCGGATCGGCGCGCACCGCGATTGCGGGGATC
Coding sequences within:
- a CDS encoding conjugal transfer protein TraG N-terminal domain-containing protein → MTQPSLARTVSGLLTALTLSLIATPALAVDTSFYTYDGFAETVDAFRLVSMIFADPRYETLVEIIAVVGIALGAVIASVRGQGMGLVAFGFQILVGVGLFVGLIATTGTVHVYDKVRNAYQPVGDVPNLLVLVAGVTNLMERSLAETIDDNTLDPNAKLEFGTGGHSFDLFLNAVSPNGPMTDSFLDATIKDYLRQCYPVARVSPSYPVDDDQLFRTATDLPEAFAAMAGPSTFSTIYTAADKGGTTVSCTEAWDHIHTRLSDPALFEDYTRQVCQRTGYDIADAAQLARCRWRIGDMGQMMMGTPLVLQAFMSDVLLGNAVGDVLFEDSPAAAARVIANRAIVSNGLATMSVANEWMPTIRATVFAIMLFMVPIALLFVLTPINLRVASFAIGLFVFVALWGVIDAGIYQLTLGRAMEVLAQMRSNAVAANAWMLAPSAAMKALAIFGTFRTAAAGLAGAFVFTVFRFSGNVFSSFTGGALQAQGLGSAAAAPMATREGYASALEAQASASGTIARRSATSSFGDFGERSTFGANRSFGAADTVLGEANNGMPGVPAFGMGAVDASRELGGIAPALGSRSLADPATARAVRANATTAAIHNFAEKDALRSLGTGYFGAGQSGEKAFADFAQNMVQWKAFGDERAYSMMFQGAARHFERGGYSRADAELKASGVIGEAGADPTFAKLIANAYEQEQMLQNDLTGAQVQAGAMQGRRDYAGDRVAEVERGNIAAEQAWRTGNNEGQRAAASMLGLPLDETSRRIAFINALSGEARSSAITQLSRATGRNEAQVLRALETYNAAIQVGTADGASAEAAREGTSVYGRTREAAGYDFAKRSGKLDAQREVGTGGTRSAARIGEQRRQSENFGYAEGAAGAGTSVRQAARLDSFIQTLRQTSGNQVDMAEGGGDGIADRARNERLTRIVDNERLTRMQKLLNDHGIKLTRRQIAMDQNGDFSLNLTSRTAAALWRGGLINESQLGAIANGGTARFSFAHDDVLVSSSAGFSQSARSDTSTRFEAGKQAGPDTIEHFLGGGKQGHDAMANWLRGGFEMDRHGNWRLEPQVADTLQRDVQAIMAQTGWMRSIERSAQDQNSMGTNLGASISASASRAATNKQGVSGQKRANNSIAGGASAKLGFESTDMGITSETANSSVDIVNYDVRNAIAAAERAAARSETPAHAFARELNRQVLGSDGLRNRYLEQADSARGTADVTAPLTSIEQSSVLRTGRFSNDMENGPFDGDPTFKERADK
- a CDS encoding S26 family signal peptidase; its protein translation is MLRLAWKTARSAWPALRDLPLRAAVALGSAGLGEPVRPARLWKAYAIVLPAGFLAWWAIPQVTWVMSPSIPAIAVRADPGPIRKGDFVMFTLSHPLAGPEPVSVTKEALCLPGERITMVERPSMRPGTRDGWYYCNGKLLGISKPVGRNGQALTHWHPTIGVIPAGMVYVGSPHPDGFDSRYYGPVAILRLTRMRKVL
- a CDS encoding conjugal transfer protein TraH, with translation MVQPPARLSIAVALLLASCAASSPAHAQSWAETWFDNVTYTSPGSFEDQTRGYVTAGGMSGRVDVHNDYLTSLTLPKIKAGCGGIDMFLGGMSFLDPDYLVQKLESILQAAPAVAFQYLLETLDEKMGNIISKMEAATNFLNSIQVNDCRLANRMVQIAKGDENMSGIIEEMTGYKSVKEGFAKSYQQSREKIEANANNPTEDLKDALANCPAEVTEIFRTGSLLSHAATRVGAGDWASVMRARVGDVYMRWDAADKVPLFSAIPACPHQDTESVEDFLTGKVQRRALNIPATSADCSAGSGKGALDLARERMEAIAGKIRSRSALTADERQFVANIRTLPVYRMLEWGVRQGVPDSVIADTDELVALTLAYQMLNDLTRSIDFAVSNAERGANAAGAADAANTNLCQTRILTKGIEQLRGLREEVLRQRAQMRQSYMAALGAANLSANYAGLIRQRDRDARDAAGAAAAPGR
- a CDS encoding conjugal transfer protein TraF, coding for MLAAAASALSLPSPALAQQDTGSPEVKQGYWWYVQPPKPVPDEGSDADALVKPVIPPMAALAAWTPPRIRKLIEDQRDYAATVLTVDAVADFWRLEDFARRKARAFAGLTQIAMLQNPALNSKSANPMVGDARAELTAHKDEVRQRYLRAHANEFALVMFSRTTCGYCRVQWPIVQRFQDEMGWQVSLMDLDRRPDLGARFGVDVTPTTMIIRRGSQQRMVIAAGIEAYPNLAQMAYQAVKLLTGDIRPEQFMTGAGEEGGFFDALSAGPIAASDPRALSRDSGIGDESTPFGSGQ